Genomic segment of Syntrophus gentianae:
CAATCGATGCGATGTAATTGGTTGGATTGATCAGACTCGTCGAGCCATACCGTTTATAGGCAAGCAGGATGTCGCAGCAGCACCCGCAGCAGTTGCAGATAATGACAAGCTCGTCTCTTGTATTATCCCCGATCTGAACCAACCCCTTTTCGATGCAGAGATTCAAGATGGCATGCGCCTCGCTTTTCGATATTTCACGGGCAATGCCCTGCGAAGCGAGATCCTTTGCCACGTTATTGAAGGTCAGACACACATCCTGAGGGTTATCACAGGCCAGCCCCATATGTTCCATCTTATGCCGGCAAAAGCAGGTCCCTACCGTGATAAAGCTGGCTTGCTCGATACCCGCACTTGCCCTTTCATAGGACAGCACCTCTGATTGAATATCGCTGATGGCATCTTCCTGGACGAATATCCGTGTCATCGGGGGATAAATGGAGGCAAACTGCCTGATGAAGTCTCCTTCAACGTTGTTATATTGATAATAGAGTTCAGACAATCTTTTCCGGTCAAACTTTCCATCGGTCCGCATCAGGGAAAACTCAAAGAAGCCCAATACGGCAGGCGAAAGGAGGAATGTTTTTCCACCGGCATCCCCGTAACAATAGACCAATCCTTTGCCTGCCAAATTCTGGATAATTTTTTCAGATTCCTCCTCCGTCTTACCCCATATCTTTGCGATGTCACCCAGGGAGAAGTAAGTGAGCGGCATCACCGAGCAGAGCCGCGCCTCTTCATCGGTGAACAGAATCTTCAAGAGTTCATACAGGGTGTTTGAGTCATAGATACCCGGGATAGACCGGTCCATCCGTTTTTGCAGGAGGCGGTAAGAATGCATGGTTAAATGGCCCATCGGTCATCTCCATATTTTTTAGAGGATTATTCAACGCTGAACGATCCTTGACAGCGCTTTCAATCGGCTGTTCATATTTCAAACAGGTTTTTTGATGCGTCAGCCGAAAAATTTACTCAGCCGATTCTATAATTTTTATAATACATGATCAGAAAAAAGAACATCCTTATTACCGGCTTGCCGGAGGTGGGAAGGACCCTTTCATTTGCGGACAGATGCTCCCCCTTCTGACCGGAGCCCTGGAACCGGTTGTGCATGGAAGAGGGATCAGGCTTTTTAAAGAAAATGCGTTTCAGGAGGTTGAGCAGCTATGGGGAAGATGAAATATCCGGTATACGAATCGGAGGCGCCGGGCTTCCTGGACGTTTTGCAGAGTTATGCGGAGAAGATCCTTCTGTCGCCTGCCGAGCTTGCCGGAAGGTTGGACGACGCGGTTGTCGTGGATGCTTCGGACACCAAAGATTTCAGTGAGCTGCACATTCCAGGGGCTTTCAATATACCCGTCTTCTGGGACTATCGCTCCCTTGAGGCGGATAGTGGGCTGGAGTTTATGCGCCAGGTGATCCTGGGAAAAATGCTCGCTTGCGGCATCGACGGAAGCCGTCAAATCGTCTTTACCGAACAATTGCCGTCTGCGGGATTTGGCCGGTCCTGCCGTGCCTTTTATATGGCCGAGCATGCAGGATTCCCCCTCGAAAGCATGCGTGTTCTCAATGGCGGAAATTTCCAGTGGAGGCAAATGGGCTTCCCACTGGCACAGGGAGAGGCCGGTTCAACCGCGGCCCTTGACATTCCTCACAATACCGGCGTCGACAGGAGCCGGTTTCTGAAGATGAGCGAAGCGCTTGCAGCTCTAGATCGGGGGGCAAAATTTCTCGATGTTCGAAATGCGCTGGAATTTTTAGGCGTAGCCGCCGCGCCCTACGTGATCCGGGAGGGGAATCCGCCGCGGGAGGTCGTCCTGGAACCGGGCAGAATCCCCGGCGCCATCGGTCTCCCCTGGACCGATGTCTTCGAGCGACAGGGCGCTGGAGCAGGGTCCTTTAAATCGCGATCCGAACTGCGGGACCTATTCAGGTCAGCGGGACTCTCGCCCGGGGATGAGATTGTCGTTTACTGCTTCAAAGGAGCCCGTTCGAGTGCGGTGCTTCTGTCGCTGCACCTGGCCGGATTTGATTCGGCGAAGATGTACTTCGCCGGCTGGAACGAGTGGTCACGGGGGGAATCTCTCCCCAAAGAAAGGGGAATGCCCGGACAGGATCAACTCGCCGGAAGTTTTGCAAAAGATATCCTGAATGAGGTATAATCGGCCAACCTGGAATCTGTCGGGCGACAAAAAAAGCAAATATCCGGAGGCGTGAAACCTATGGATACCTATTTTGCTCCTGCCGAGAAAGCAAAGGGCGAGGAGCTGACCGCAGAAATTGAAATGGTGTGCCATAATCCTGTCCTGGAAGGATTGCTCTGTTCCGTGAGCGGCCTGCTCGCCGTTTTGAATGAACATCGTCAATTGGTGGCATTCAACGATACCTTCATGCAGATGCTGGGGATTCATGATGCGCAGCAGGCCTTTGGCCTGCGTCTCGGCGAAGCATTGGAGTGCATCCATGCCCATGATGAACCCGCAGGATGCGGCACCACGAAATTCTGCCCCACATGCGGCGCTGCCATTGCCATCGTGTCAAGCCTGACTCAGGACAGGCCCGTTGAGAGAATGTGCGCCCTGTCAGCAAACAGGGACGGCCAGAGTGTAGATATTGCCCTGCTTGTCCGATCATACCCGATCAGAATCGCGGGGAAAATTTTTCTTTTGATCTTCCTTCAGGACATTTCCCGGCAGCAGCAAAGGGCCGCGCTGGAAAGGGCTTTCTTCCATGACGTCAACAATATGTTGTCCGCCCTGGTATGGGCGAGTGAACTTCTCGTTCAAGACAATCCCTCGGTCCTTGCGCAGAATATTTATGAGGCATCCTTACGCCTGCACTCCGAGGTTGCCATTCAGCGCTGCCTGTCGCAAGGGGATTCTTCCTCCTATCAGCCCGTGAGGCGTCCGGTTAACCTGAAGCAGATCCTTGGGGAACTTTATTCTTTTTTCGCCAGCCATCCGGCCGCAAATAAGAAAAAAATAGAATTTCCTGAAGATGATCCGAATATTTCAATCAACACGGATCTCTCGCTGTTACTTCACGTGCTGTTCAATATGGTGATCAATGCCTTGGAAGCCACAGGAGAAGCAGGCACGGTGAAAATCTGGTGTGAGCATAAAGGCGGCCAGATGTCTTTTAACGTGTGGAACGCAGAAGGCATCCCCCAGGAAATATCCCATAGAATTTTTCAACGGAATTTCAGCACGAAGGAACAAGCCGGAAGAGGAATCGGCACCTTTTCCATGAAACTCTTCGGAGAGAAGATTCTGGGCGGTCGGGTGACTTTTTCGACATCTCAGGAAGAAGGCACGGTGTTTACCTTTTCCCTCCCCTTTGAAGAATTTTCCTCCCCGCTGTAAATCAGAAAGGCCTAACCCCGG
This window contains:
- a CDS encoding sulfurtransferase; amino-acid sequence: MGKMKYPVYESEAPGFLDVLQSYAEKILLSPAELAGRLDDAVVVDASDTKDFSELHIPGAFNIPVFWDYRSLEADSGLEFMRQVILGKMLACGIDGSRQIVFTEQLPSAGFGRSCRAFYMAEHAGFPLESMRVLNGGNFQWRQMGFPLAQGEAGSTAALDIPHNTGVDRSRFLKMSEALAALDRGAKFLDVRNALEFLGVAAAPYVIREGNPPREVVLEPGRIPGAIGLPWTDVFERQGAGAGSFKSRSELRDLFRSAGLSPGDEIVVYCFKGARSSAVLLSLHLAGFDSAKMYFAGWNEWSRGESLPKERGMPGQDQLAGSFAKDILNEV
- a CDS encoding sensor histidine kinase gives rise to the protein MDTYFAPAEKAKGEELTAEIEMVCHNPVLEGLLCSVSGLLAVLNEHRQLVAFNDTFMQMLGIHDAQQAFGLRLGEALECIHAHDEPAGCGTTKFCPTCGAAIAIVSSLTQDRPVERMCALSANRDGQSVDIALLVRSYPIRIAGKIFLLIFLQDISRQQQRAALERAFFHDVNNMLSALVWASELLVQDNPSVLAQNIYEASLRLHSEVAIQRCLSQGDSSSYQPVRRPVNLKQILGELYSFFASHPAANKKKIEFPEDDPNISINTDLSLLLHVLFNMVINALEATGEAGTVKIWCEHKGGQMSFNVWNAEGIPQEISHRIFQRNFSTKEQAGRGIGTFSMKLFGEKILGGRVTFSTSQEEGTVFTFSLPFEEFSSPL
- a CDS encoding 4Fe-4S dicluster domain-containing protein; its protein translation is MGHLTMHSYRLLQKRMDRSIPGIYDSNTLYELLKILFTDEEARLCSVMPLTYFSLGDIAKIWGKTEEESEKIIQNLAGKGLVYCYGDAGGKTFLLSPAVLGFFEFSLMRTDGKFDRKRLSELYYQYNNVEGDFIRQFASIYPPMTRIFVQEDAISDIQSEVLSYERASAGIEQASFITVGTCFCRHKMEHMGLACDNPQDVCLTFNNVAKDLASQGIAREISKSEAHAILNLCIEKGLVQIGDNTRDELVIICNCCGCCCDILLAYKRYGSTSLINPTNYIASIEKEACSGCGVCAERCPVDAISVEEDKAVVNRKICLGCGVCTRFCPVEACKLETRPEKVFVPANTFEKVAIQSIDQGKTGNFLFDNQASLVHKFLRALVNSIIKLPPVKRFLLQEKVYSKIFQVFLRQDRFKHIVKSRPD